A stretch of the Elephas maximus indicus isolate mEleMax1 chromosome 3, mEleMax1 primary haplotype, whole genome shotgun sequence genome encodes the following:
- the STAP2 gene encoding signal-transducing adaptor protein 2 isoform X3, giving the protein MASALSPSRATKPKGALPSHYHENFLEKKGPQDRDYRKFWAGLQGLTLYFYNSNRDFQVDSLESREMWKGFILTVVELRVPTNLILLPGHLYMMAEARDREEARRALVKPSCYLNVSRLEAQLLLERYPECGNLLLRPSGGGAGGVSVTTRQTLNSLPVIRHYKVKHEGSTYVIDVEEPFSCASLDAVVNYFVLHTNKALVPFLLDEDYEKVLGYVEADNENGECVWLVPSAPKAPGPGPAPPAGGPKQPPPASTPVSTQDKPPPLPLLPPPPDQGEDYVIPIGDAPAADYVNDEVPPPSRQAALKLKKLPKAQAKTPKPPIVPKPEHKVRNSGLLARKLAANTAQPFFPTAGLAEVTAELEEKLQKRRALEN; this is encoded by the exons ATGGCCTCGGCCCTGAGCCCATCCCGGGCCACCAAGCCCAAGGGCGCCCTGCCTTCACACTACCACGAGAACTTTCTGGAGAAGAAGGGGCCCCAAGACCGG GATTACAGGAAGTTCTGGGCAGGCCTCCAGGGTCTAACACTTTATTTCTACAATAGCAATCGGGATTTCCAG GTGGACAGCCTGGAGTCTAGGGAGATGTGGAAAGGCTTCATCCTGACCGTGGTGGAG CTCCGTGTCCCTACCAACCTGATCTTGCTGCCTGGACACCTGTACATGATGGCCGAGGCCCGGGACAGAGAGGAGGCGCGCCGTGCACTAGTGAAGCCATC GTGCTACCTGAATGTGAGCCGTCTGGAGGCGCAGCTACTCCTCGAGCGCTACCCGGAGTGCGGGAACCTGTTGCTGCGGCCCAGCGGGGGCGGCGCGGGCGGCGTGTCGGTCACTACACGCCAGACGCTCAACAG CTTGCCGGTGATCCGGCACTACAAGGTGAAGCACGAGGGGTCCACGTACGTGATCGACGTGGAGGAGCCG TTCTCCTGCGCCTCACTGGACGCCGTCGTCAACTATTTCGTGTTGCACACCAATAAGGCGCTGGTGCCCTTCCTGCTGGACGAGGACTACGAGAAGGTGCTAG GCTACGTGGAGGCTGATAACGAGAATGGCGAGTGTGTGTGGCTGGTGCCCTCGGCCCCCAAGGCCCCCGGCCCAG GTCCTGCGCCCCCTGCAGGCGGCCCCAAGCAGCCACCTCCTGCATCCACACCTGTGTCCACTCAGGACAAGCCacctcccctgcccctgctgcctcCGCCACCTGACCAGGGGGAGGACTATGTGATCCCCATTGGAGATGCCCCAGCTGCCGACTATGTGAATGACGAAG TGCCACCACCTAGTCGGCAGGCTGCCCTGAAGCTCAAGAAGCTGCCAAAGGCTCAAGCAAAAACCCCAAAGCCACCCATTGTGCCCAAGCCAG AACACAAAGTCCGCAACAGCGGcctgctggccaggaagctggcaGCCAACACAGCCCAGCCATTCTTCCCTACAGCAG GGCTGGCTGAGGTGACCGCAGAGCTGGAAGAGAAACTGCAGAAGAGGCGGGCGCTGGAGAACTGA
- the STAP2 gene encoding signal-transducing adaptor protein 2 isoform X1 — protein MASALSPSRATKPKGALPSHYHENFLEKKGPQDRDYRKFWAGLQGLTLYFYNSNRDFQHVDKVDLEGFVKLTDEAPLRNVHDPGIHFSLVLWNQEIKFRVDSLESREMWKGFILTVVELRVPTNLILLPGHLYMMAEARDREEARRALVKPSCYLNVSRLEAQLLLERYPECGNLLLRPSGGGAGGVSVTTRQTLNSLPVIRHYKVKHEGSTYVIDVEEPFSCASLDAVVNYFVLHTNKALVPFLLDEDYEKVLGYVEADNENGECVWLVPSAPKAPGPGPAPPAGGPKQPPPASTPVSTQDKPPPLPLLPPPPDQGEDYVIPIGDAPAADYVNDEVPPPSRQAALKLKKLPKAQAKTPKPPIVPKPEHKVRNSGLLARKLAANTAQPFFPTAGLAEVTAELEEKLQKRRALEN, from the exons ATGGCCTCGGCCCTGAGCCCATCCCGGGCCACCAAGCCCAAGGGCGCCCTGCCTTCACACTACCACGAGAACTTTCTGGAGAAGAAGGGGCCCCAAGACCGG GATTACAGGAAGTTCTGGGCAGGCCTCCAGGGTCTAACACTTTATTTCTACAATAGCAATCGGGATTTCCAG CATGTGGACAAGGTAGACCTGGAAGGATTTGTGAAGCTCACAGATGAGGCTCCCCTGAGAAACGTGCATGACCCTGGAATCCACTTCAGCTTGGTCCTCTGGAACCAGGAGATCAAGTTCAGG GTGGACAGCCTGGAGTCTAGGGAGATGTGGAAAGGCTTCATCCTGACCGTGGTGGAG CTCCGTGTCCCTACCAACCTGATCTTGCTGCCTGGACACCTGTACATGATGGCCGAGGCCCGGGACAGAGAGGAGGCGCGCCGTGCACTAGTGAAGCCATC GTGCTACCTGAATGTGAGCCGTCTGGAGGCGCAGCTACTCCTCGAGCGCTACCCGGAGTGCGGGAACCTGTTGCTGCGGCCCAGCGGGGGCGGCGCGGGCGGCGTGTCGGTCACTACACGCCAGACGCTCAACAG CTTGCCGGTGATCCGGCACTACAAGGTGAAGCACGAGGGGTCCACGTACGTGATCGACGTGGAGGAGCCG TTCTCCTGCGCCTCACTGGACGCCGTCGTCAACTATTTCGTGTTGCACACCAATAAGGCGCTGGTGCCCTTCCTGCTGGACGAGGACTACGAGAAGGTGCTAG GCTACGTGGAGGCTGATAACGAGAATGGCGAGTGTGTGTGGCTGGTGCCCTCGGCCCCCAAGGCCCCCGGCCCAG GTCCTGCGCCCCCTGCAGGCGGCCCCAAGCAGCCACCTCCTGCATCCACACCTGTGTCCACTCAGGACAAGCCacctcccctgcccctgctgcctcCGCCACCTGACCAGGGGGAGGACTATGTGATCCCCATTGGAGATGCCCCAGCTGCCGACTATGTGAATGACGAAG TGCCACCACCTAGTCGGCAGGCTGCCCTGAAGCTCAAGAAGCTGCCAAAGGCTCAAGCAAAAACCCCAAAGCCACCCATTGTGCCCAAGCCAG AACACAAAGTCCGCAACAGCGGcctgctggccaggaagctggcaGCCAACACAGCCCAGCCATTCTTCCCTACAGCAG GGCTGGCTGAGGTGACCGCAGAGCTGGAAGAGAAACTGCAGAAGAGGCGGGCGCTGGAGAACTGA
- the FSD1 gene encoding fibronectin type III and SPRY domain-containing protein 1 isoform X1: MEDQRGALRKIITTLAVKNEEIQSFIYSLKRMLLNVEANSAKVQGDLEAEFQSLFSLLEELKENMLMKIKQDRASRTYELQNQLAACTRALESSEELLETANQTLQATDSEDFPQAAKQIKDGVTMAPAFRLSLKAKVSDNMSHLMVDFAQERRILQALTFLPVPSAPVIDLAESLVADNCVTLAWRMPDEDSKIDHYVLEYRRTNFEGPPSLKEDQPWMVIEGIRQTEYTLTGLKFDMKYMNFRVKACNKAVAGEFSDPVTLETPAFTFRLDASTSHQNLRVDELSVEWDAMGGKVQDIKAREKDGKGRTASPVNSPARGTPSPKRMPSGRGGRDRFTAESYTVLGDTLIDGGEHYWEVRYEPDSKAFGVGVAYRSLGRFEQLGKTAASWCLHVNNWLQVSFTAKHANKAKALEAPVPDCLGVHCDFHQGLLSFYNARTKQLLHTFKAKFTQPLLPAFTVWCGSFQVMTGLQVPSSVRCLQKRGSATSSSNTSLT, translated from the exons ATGGAAGACCAGAGG GGGGCTCTGCGGAAAATCATCACCACGCTGGCTGTGAAGAATGAAGAGATCCAGAGTTTCATTTACTCCCTCAAGCGTATGCTACTGAATGTGGAG GCAAATTCGGCCAAGGTGCAGGGGGACCTGGAGGCAGAATTCCAGTCCCTCTTCTCCCTCCTGGAGGAGCTGAAGGAGAATATGCTCATGAAGATCAAGCAGGACCGCGCCAGCCGTACCTACGAGCTGCAG AACCAGCTGGCCGCCTGCACGCGGGCCCTGGAGAGCTCCGAGGAACTTCTGGAGACAGCCAACCAGACCCTGCAGGCCACAGACAGCGAGGACTTTCCCCAG gCTGCCAAGCAAATAAAGGATGG tGTGACGATGGCCCCTGCCTTCCGGCTGTCGTTGAAAGCCAAAGTCAGTGACAACATGAGTCACCTCATGGTGGACTTTGCACAAGAGCGGCGGATCCTACAGGCGCTCACGTTCCTTCCTG TGCCCAGCGCCCCGGTGATCGACCTGGCCGAGTCCCTGGTGGCGGACAATTGCGTGACCCTGGCGTGGCGCATGCCAGATGAGGACAGCAAGATTGACCACTACGTGCTGGAATACCGGCGGACAAACTTCGAGGGCCCGCCCAGCCTCAAGGAGGACCAGCCCTGGATGGTCATCGAGGGCATCCGGCAGACGGAGTACACCCTGACTG GTCTCAAGTTTGATATGAAATACATGAACTTCCGCGTGAAGGCCTGCAACAAGGCGGTTGCCGGCGAGTTCTCTGACCCGGTGACCCTGGAGACACCAG CGTTCACGTTCCGCCTGGACGCGTCCACATCCCACCAGAACCTGCGGGTGGATGAGCTCTCCGTGGAGTGGGACGCCATGGGCGGGAAGGTACAGGATATCAAGGCTCGCGAGAAAGACGGCAAGGGGAGGACAGCGTCCCCCGTCAACTCCCCGGCCAG AGGTACTCCATCGCCCAAGAGGATGCCCTCAGGTCGTGGGGGACGGGACCGTTTCACAGCTGAGTCCTACACAGTGCTGG GGGACACACTGATCGATGGCGGGGAGCATTACTGGGAGGTGCGCTACGAGCCGGACAGCAAGGCCTTTGGTGTGGGCGTGGCCTACCGCAGCCTGGGCCGCTTCGAACAGCTGGGCAAGACGGCCGCGTCATGGTGCCTGCACGTCAACAACTGGCTGCAGGTCAGCTTTACAGCCAAGCACGCCAACAAGGCCAAGGCGCTGGAAGCCCCCGTGCCCGACTGCCTGGGCGTGCACTGCGACTTTCACCAAG GCCTCCTGTCCTTCTACAATGCCCGCACCAAACAGCTGCTGCACACCTTCAAGGCCAAGTTCACTCAGCCCCTGCTGCCTGCGTTCACA gtGTGGTGTGGCAGCTTCCAGGTGATGACAGGCCTACAGGTACCTAGCTCGGTGCGCTGCCTGCAGAAGCGGGGCAgtgccaccagcagctccaacaCCAGCCTCACCTAG
- the FSD1 gene encoding fibronectin type III and SPRY domain-containing protein 1 isoform X2 — protein sequence MEDQRGALRKIITTLAVKNEEIQSFIYSLKRMLLNVEANSAKVQGDLEAEFQSLFSLLEELKENMLMKIKQDRASRTYELQNQLAACTRALESSEELLETANQTLQATDSEDFPQAAKQIKDGVTMAPAFRLSLKAKVSDNMSHLMVDFAQERRILQALTFLPVPSAPVIDLAESLVADNCVTLAWRMPDEDSKIDHYVLEYRRTNFEGPPSLKEDQPWMVIEGIRQTEYTLTGLKFDMKYMNFRVKACNKAVAGEFSDPVTLETPAFTFRLDASTSHQNLRVDELSVEWDAMGGKVQDIKAREKDGKGRTASPVNSPARGTPSPKRMPSGRGGRDRFTAESYTVLGDTLIDGGEHYWEVRYEPDSKAFGVGVAYRSLGRFEQLGKTAASWCLHVNNWLQASCPSTMPAPNSCCTPSRPSSLSPCCLRSQCGVAASR from the exons ATGGAAGACCAGAGG GGGGCTCTGCGGAAAATCATCACCACGCTGGCTGTGAAGAATGAAGAGATCCAGAGTTTCATTTACTCCCTCAAGCGTATGCTACTGAATGTGGAG GCAAATTCGGCCAAGGTGCAGGGGGACCTGGAGGCAGAATTCCAGTCCCTCTTCTCCCTCCTGGAGGAGCTGAAGGAGAATATGCTCATGAAGATCAAGCAGGACCGCGCCAGCCGTACCTACGAGCTGCAG AACCAGCTGGCCGCCTGCACGCGGGCCCTGGAGAGCTCCGAGGAACTTCTGGAGACAGCCAACCAGACCCTGCAGGCCACAGACAGCGAGGACTTTCCCCAG gCTGCCAAGCAAATAAAGGATGG tGTGACGATGGCCCCTGCCTTCCGGCTGTCGTTGAAAGCCAAAGTCAGTGACAACATGAGTCACCTCATGGTGGACTTTGCACAAGAGCGGCGGATCCTACAGGCGCTCACGTTCCTTCCTG TGCCCAGCGCCCCGGTGATCGACCTGGCCGAGTCCCTGGTGGCGGACAATTGCGTGACCCTGGCGTGGCGCATGCCAGATGAGGACAGCAAGATTGACCACTACGTGCTGGAATACCGGCGGACAAACTTCGAGGGCCCGCCCAGCCTCAAGGAGGACCAGCCCTGGATGGTCATCGAGGGCATCCGGCAGACGGAGTACACCCTGACTG GTCTCAAGTTTGATATGAAATACATGAACTTCCGCGTGAAGGCCTGCAACAAGGCGGTTGCCGGCGAGTTCTCTGACCCGGTGACCCTGGAGACACCAG CGTTCACGTTCCGCCTGGACGCGTCCACATCCCACCAGAACCTGCGGGTGGATGAGCTCTCCGTGGAGTGGGACGCCATGGGCGGGAAGGTACAGGATATCAAGGCTCGCGAGAAAGACGGCAAGGGGAGGACAGCGTCCCCCGTCAACTCCCCGGCCAG AGGTACTCCATCGCCCAAGAGGATGCCCTCAGGTCGTGGGGGACGGGACCGTTTCACAGCTGAGTCCTACACAGTGCTGG GGGACACACTGATCGATGGCGGGGAGCATTACTGGGAGGTGCGCTACGAGCCGGACAGCAAGGCCTTTGGTGTGGGCGTGGCCTACCGCAGCCTGGGCCGCTTCGAACAGCTGGGCAAGACGGCCGCGTCATGGTGCCTGCACGTCAACAACTGGCTGCAG GCCTCCTGTCCTTCTACAATGCCCGCACCAAACAGCTGCTGCACACCTTCAAGGCCAAGTTCACTCAGCCCCTGCTGCCTGCGTTCACA gtGTGGTGTGGCAGCTTCCAGGTGA
- the STAP2 gene encoding signal-transducing adaptor protein 2 isoform X2, which produces MASALSPSRATKPKGALPSHYHENFLEKKGPQDRDYRKFWAGLQGLTLYFYNSNRDFQHVDKVDLEGFVKLTDEAPLRNVHDPGIHFSLVLWNQEIKFRVDSLESREMWKGFILTVVELRVPTNLILLPGHLYMMAEARDREEARRALVKPSCYLNVSRLEAQLLLERYPECGNLLLRPSGGGAGGVSVTTRQTLNSLPVIRHYKVKHEGSTYVIDVEEPFSCASLDAVVNYFVLHTNKALVPFLLDEDYEKVLGYVEADNENGECVWLVPSAPKAPGPGGPKQPPPASTPVSTQDKPPPLPLLPPPPDQGEDYVIPIGDAPAADYVNDEVPPPSRQAALKLKKLPKAQAKTPKPPIVPKPEHKVRNSGLLARKLAANTAQPFFPTAGLAEVTAELEEKLQKRRALEN; this is translated from the exons ATGGCCTCGGCCCTGAGCCCATCCCGGGCCACCAAGCCCAAGGGCGCCCTGCCTTCACACTACCACGAGAACTTTCTGGAGAAGAAGGGGCCCCAAGACCGG GATTACAGGAAGTTCTGGGCAGGCCTCCAGGGTCTAACACTTTATTTCTACAATAGCAATCGGGATTTCCAG CATGTGGACAAGGTAGACCTGGAAGGATTTGTGAAGCTCACAGATGAGGCTCCCCTGAGAAACGTGCATGACCCTGGAATCCACTTCAGCTTGGTCCTCTGGAACCAGGAGATCAAGTTCAGG GTGGACAGCCTGGAGTCTAGGGAGATGTGGAAAGGCTTCATCCTGACCGTGGTGGAG CTCCGTGTCCCTACCAACCTGATCTTGCTGCCTGGACACCTGTACATGATGGCCGAGGCCCGGGACAGAGAGGAGGCGCGCCGTGCACTAGTGAAGCCATC GTGCTACCTGAATGTGAGCCGTCTGGAGGCGCAGCTACTCCTCGAGCGCTACCCGGAGTGCGGGAACCTGTTGCTGCGGCCCAGCGGGGGCGGCGCGGGCGGCGTGTCGGTCACTACACGCCAGACGCTCAACAG CTTGCCGGTGATCCGGCACTACAAGGTGAAGCACGAGGGGTCCACGTACGTGATCGACGTGGAGGAGCCG TTCTCCTGCGCCTCACTGGACGCCGTCGTCAACTATTTCGTGTTGCACACCAATAAGGCGCTGGTGCCCTTCCTGCTGGACGAGGACTACGAGAAGGTGCTAG GCTACGTGGAGGCTGATAACGAGAATGGCGAGTGTGTGTGGCTGGTGCCCTCGGCCCCCAAGGCCCCCGGCCCAG GCGGCCCCAAGCAGCCACCTCCTGCATCCACACCTGTGTCCACTCAGGACAAGCCacctcccctgcccctgctgcctcCGCCACCTGACCAGGGGGAGGACTATGTGATCCCCATTGGAGATGCCCCAGCTGCCGACTATGTGAATGACGAAG TGCCACCACCTAGTCGGCAGGCTGCCCTGAAGCTCAAGAAGCTGCCAAAGGCTCAAGCAAAAACCCCAAAGCCACCCATTGTGCCCAAGCCAG AACACAAAGTCCGCAACAGCGGcctgctggccaggaagctggcaGCCAACACAGCCCAGCCATTCTTCCCTACAGCAG GGCTGGCTGAGGTGACCGCAGAGCTGGAAGAGAAACTGCAGAAGAGGCGGGCGCTGGAGAACTGA